A DNA window from Andrena cerasifolii isolate SP2316 chromosome 16, iyAndCera1_principal, whole genome shotgun sequence contains the following coding sequences:
- the Thada gene encoding thyroid adenoma-associated protein homolog, whose amino-acid sequence MDECDFGRSLCTVDECRNVKERLKELLALKRSGELDTDEKFSNLRDDFWRRDCLTYDTVESYVQYYDNEIKLNTLALIVESKKSTLRFTSKELDIIILFLRSNFKENIEFLPLIKKALKRMKGSLAVMQRQLAREEKIGKDCLDVFETAELDHGMLEQFDERFVDLKKHIATYYDAFERLRDMCICGIDATYRRIQRSLQILLLMRDLLDTEFKHITWKLTHVESLYCVMVYSTYDSIKEMAFTVIKSLDRSLLNQTDEDLVCYYVRVALDLGNTIRPIDSVTAAYILKVSMLLPGLQDVLLTEFGLPELHESVPEGIVIRLIMILLTRLKDSLILARENIVTTVTKHSLYGYLFCIRSLLQECGLESTGEERLWQDTIAELICTCFEYSRAVSSIVNNSSPEGHLPMDLNVQTVHKLCGSSPEKVAVTPQMVLLCSWRTVKEVSLLFGLLATKTPIRDDDDSSIELLNEEQIIRIGEHLVSLLTETKHRGAFEQAHVGFSQLCTRLWRLKKESLNQLPKMWLQQILVAIAGIKEDNSKLCATRRSAGVPFMIQALLVTEPRPYKDTKTATFNSVMKILLGLTQLETVNLWKNINQLMRENLVFCEYQNRSETSRNANDGTSIQVTEIKTHALNALRAIFRHSQLAEVVNDYVADGLIAAFKSYDAVTWPERNAATLLFSALIVRIFGVQRTKDHINLTTDNKMLYSSFHEKYHGSLPNLVRECDAYPAMNVNRSTAQPILLLLSRLYCSQIPEHSDYPFLYSDVYILVMQSSKSAMYETRKLAARTLAALLTEDSAKITLSSRLNAVTSGEDSIPLNTTHGTVLQIFEILKKFNFQKFESFHVEWHEFLGKTTWILKNLERGSSNPPCFPLATVYINICHEVHKVDNMYLHSHVPLLNIVVSHLVQHNTLKQGPAREDYIFSAINFVISVVKETSLLHDCVLVRMYFHSLVIPETQIIAWSTITDALNAITDTNASALLSNYAVDIIFNSIQDFHTYSPELLDAMFNFLYVTLLNTVWWKSTLKMDISKFVLDKVRLNSKKSIYCERDSYLRLLGQSYLTVASNNCSKNLDEECTDDVYNSFCDSLWIASLNTDFRKSVFRIMQGIKLHDRIPHRRLAHVQWWTTVLQLLMDNNPEVRDQASALIALIHEDGSRVNASSDLNIFLAKAHSYVGKGDPGLFCVMLFYWGVSLLDQADYEMDETDVFDKCTSYDFYEPVDTSRICAEFLKEHMWHHVQENLSDDVIDWINSRLNVQFEKSISFKTLVMDYESYNPITIPSDSHLLGPTGKSTMIRINAYKKFRNLM is encoded by the exons ATGGACGAGTGTGATTTTGGACGTAGCCTCTGTACCGTAGACGAGTGTCGGAACGTAAAGGAGAGATTGAAAGAGTTACTAGCATTAAAACGTAGCGGCGAGTTGGACACTGACGAGAAATTTTCAAATCTAAGAGATGATTTTTGGCGGCGGGATTGCCTTACTTACGATACTGTAGAAAGCTACGTGCAATATTACGACAACGAA ATCAAGTTGAATACACTTGCGCTCATAGTGGAATCAAAGAAGAGCACTTTGAGATTCACGTCTAAAGAACTGGATATAATCATTCTGTTTTTGCGTtcgaattttaaagaaaatatagagTTCTTACCCCTGATAAAAAAG GCTTTGAAAAGGATGAAAGGCAGCCTGGCTGTTATGCAAAGACAACTTGCTCGAGAAGAGAAGATAGGGAAAGACTGTCTGGATGTTTTTGAAACAGCAGAACTTGATCATGGAATGTTAGAGCAGTTTGATGAAAGATTTGTGGACCTCAAGAAGCATATAGCCACATATTACGATGCTTTTGAACGTCTGCGCGATATGTGCATATGTGGCATTGATGCTACGTACCGTCGAATACAGCGGTCCCTGCAAATATTACTTCTGATGAGAGATTTGTTGGATACAGAATTTAAACACATTACTTGGAAGCTGACACATGTTGAATCACTGTATTGTGTAATGGTGTACAGTACATATGACTCCATTAAAGAGATGGCTTTTACTGTAATAAAGTCATTAGATCGAAGCTTATTAAATCAAACGGATGAAGATCTTGTTTGTTATTATGTCAGAGTTGCTCTTGACTTAGGTAATACTATCAGACCTATTGACAGTGTCACTGCTGCATATATATTAAAAGTCAGTATGTTGTTACCTGGCTTGCAAGACGTACTTTTAACCGAGTTTGGTTTACCAGAATTGCACGAAAGTGTACCAGAAGGAATAGTAATACGGTTAATAATGATTCTATTGACAAGATTAAAG GATTCCTTGATTCTAGCAAGGGAGAACATAGTAACGACAGTTACTAAACATTCCTTGTACGGCTATCTTTTCTGTATCCGAAGTTTACTACAGGAATGTGGCTTGGAAAGTACAGGGGAAGAACGTTTGTGGCAAGACACTATTGCGGAACTCATATGCACGTGTTTCGAGTATAGTCGTGCTGTCTCATCAATAGTTAATAACTCATCACCCGAAGGACATTTACCAATGGATTTAAATGTACAAACCGTCCACAAATTATGTGGCTCGTCGCCTGAGAAAGTGGCAGTGACTCCGCAAATGGTGCTCCTCTGTTCTTGGCGAACTGTGAAAGAAGTTAGCTTACTGTTTGGTCTCCTTGCTACTAAGACACCGATACGTGATGACGATGATTCTTCTATAGAACTCTTGAACGAGGAACAA ATTATCAGAATAGGGGAGCATTTAGTTAGCTTACTGACTGAAACAAAGCATAGAGGGGCATTTGAGCAGGCTCACGTGGGTTTCAGTCAGTTGTGTACTCGTCTCTGgcgtttgaaaaaagaaagtttaaaccaGCTGCCGAAAATGTGGTTGCAGCAGATTTTAGTAGCGATCGCAGGGATTAAAGAAGACAATTCAAAGCTATGCGCGACTCGAAGGAGCGCCGGTGTACCATTTATGATACAG GCTTTACTGGTTACAGAACCTCGTCCGTACAAAGACACGAAGACAGCGACCTTCAATTCTGTGATGAAAATTTTGTTAGGACTCACGCAACTGGAAACTGTAAATCTATGGAAGAATATAAATCAACTGATGCGCGAGAATTTAGTGTTTTGCGAGTACCAGAATAGATCCGAAACCTCAAGAAATGCCAATG ATGGAACTAGTATTCAAGTTACAGAAATCAAAACTCACGCCCTGAACGCTCTAAGAGCGATTTTTAGGCATTCTCAGCTAGCGGAAGTCGTGAATGATTATGTGGCGGATGGCTTAATAGCTGCATTTAAAAGCTACGATGCTGTAACTTGGCCA GAAAGGAACGCCGCGACATTGCTTTTTAGCGCACTCATTGTTAGAATCTTTGGTGTTCAGAGGACCAAGGATCATATCAATCTTACCACAGATAACAAAATGCTGTATAGTTCGTTTCATGAAAAGTACCATGGTTCGTTACCCAACCTTGTACGCGAGTGCGACGCATACCCGGCGATGAACGTTAATAGATCGACCGCGCAACCGattttattattgttatcaCGATTGTATTGCAGTCAGATCCCTGAACACTCTGACTATCCATTTCTG TACAGTGACGTTTATATTCTGGTTATGCAAAGCTCTAAGAGTGCAATGTATGAAACTCGTAAATTGGCAGCCAGAACGCTTGCAGCTTTGTTAACGGAAGATTCTGCTAAAATTACTTTGTCAAGTCGACTTAATGCTGTAACATCTGGAGAGGATAGTATTCCCCTAAACACGACGCATGGCACCGTGTTGCAG ATATTTGAAATcctaaaaaagtttaattttcaaaaattcgaatCATTTCATGTGGAATGGCATGAATTTCTTGGAAAAACAACTTggatcttaaaaaatttagaacgtGGTAGTTCTAATCCTCCGTGCTTCCCACTGGCTACAGTTTACATAAACATTTGCCATGAAGTGCATAAAGTAGATAATAT GTACCTCCATTCTCATGTTCCATTACTAAATATAGTCGTTTCGCACTTAGTACAACACAATACGCTAAAGCAAGGACCGGCACGGGAAGATTACATATTCTCCgccattaattttgtaatatcCGTAGTAAAAGAAACGTCTCTGCTTCATGACTGTGTGCTGGTTAGAATGTATTTCCACAGTTTAGTAATACCAGAAACTCAAATCATCGCATGGTCCACTATTACGGATGCTCTTAATGCAATAACAGACACGAACGCGTCCGCACTGTTATCAAATTATGCTGtagatataatttttaattcgaTACAAGATTTCCATACGTACAGTCCGGAGTTGCTAGACGCAATGTTTAATTTCTTATACGTAACTTTACTGAATACTGTTTGGTGGAAATCGACTTTAAAAATGGATATCTCGAAATTCGTATTGGACAAAGTACGATTGAACAGTAAGAAGAGTATCTATTGCGAGAGGGATTCGTATTTGAGATTACTTGGGCAGTCGTATCTAACTGTAGCTTCTAATAAT TGCTCTAAAAATCTTGATGAGGAATGTACGGATGATGTGTACAATAGCTTTTGCGACAGTCTGTGGATCGCATCCCTGAATACAGATTTCAGGAAGAGCGTATTCCGAATAATGCAAGGCATAAAATTGCACGATCGTATTCCTCATCGGCGCC TTGCACACGTTCAGTGGTGGACGACAGTATTGCAATTGTTAATGGATAATAATCCCGAAGTACGAGACCAGGCGTCCGCTTTGATTGCGCTCATTCATGAAGATGGATCACGGGTCAACGCATCTTCGGATCTGAATATTTTCCTTGCAAAAGCTCATAGCTACGTAGGCAAGGGCGACCCTGGATTATTCTGCGTTATGCTTTTTTATTGGGGCGTCTCACTACTAGATCAAGCAGACTATGAAATGGATGAAACGGAT GTATTCGATAAGTGCACAAGCTACGATTTCTATGAGCCCGTGGATACATCGAGGATTTGCGCCGAGTTCTTAAAGGAACATATGTGGCATCATGTGCAGGAGAATTTATCAGATGATGTAATAGATTGGATAAATTCTCGCTTGAATGTCCAGTTCGAAAAATCCATTTCGTTTAAAACACTCGTAATGGATTACGAAAGTTATAATCCCATTACGATTCCTTCGGATAGCCATCTTTTAGGCCCGACGGGCAAAAGTACTATGATACGAATTAATGCGTACAAAAAATTTAGGAACCTAATGTAA